A single window of Pyxicephalus adspersus chromosome 10, UCB_Pads_2.0, whole genome shotgun sequence DNA harbors:
- the LOC140339269 gene encoding C-type lectin domain family 2 member B-like: METADKRKKKLWLPSWKCVIITILVGSNIILIRVVEALVHKSQSLKVEINQWKEARVYNTQSADQLRSEERRKLMEIKKQLCVNTNGESTECFLCPGGWLGHRESCYYISYGKEHRSWDESRDACIRMGAHLLVMEDREQQEFLHRSSRHRSEEHFWIGLYKDGDEWKWVNSSLFQLSGETCAMLNENDQFYKTDRCEIKHSWICQKKALKI; the protein is encoded by the exons ATGGAGACAGCAG ataaaagaaagaaaaaactctgGCTGCCTTCTTGGAAATGCGTTATTATTACCATTCTTGTGGGATCCAATATCATCCTCATCCGTGTCGTTGAAGCATTGG ttCATAAGAGTCAGTCTTTGAAAGTTGAGATCAACCAGTGGAAGGAGGCAAGGGTGTACAACACCCAATCTGCTG ATCAGCTTCGTAGTGAGGAGAGAAGGAAATTAATGGAAATAAAGAAGCAGCTCTGTGTGAATACGAATGGGGAATCTACAG AGTGCTTCCTGTGTCCCGGTGGCTGGTTGGGGCACAGAGAGAGCTGTTATTACATTTCTTATGGAAAAGAACACAGATCATGGGATGAGAGTCGAGACGCATGCATCAGGATGGGAGCCCATCTACTGGTCATGGAGGACCGGGAGCAGCAG GAGTTTTTACACAGATCCAGCAGACACCGATCAGAAGAACATTTCTGGATCGGTCTGTACAAAGATGGAGATGAATGGAAATGGGTGAATTCCAGCCT ATTTCAGCTATCAGGAGAAACTTGTGCAATGTTGAATGAAAATGATCAGTTTTATAAAACTGATCGATGTGAAATCAAACACAGCTGGATTTGTCAGAAGAAAGCCCTGAAGATCTGA
- the CDCA3 gene encoding cell division cycle-associated protein 3 has translation MSLSGSAGRGVCSCLSRREQGVWPRGASSWFKFIFAKMGATESRVMVTPSRPIQNRHLMHVTDPRSPSVGILRTPIEVGESPKHLSVSEECEEEAVECIEIEDPRSPTLGIVRTPLRSSLQNSMNQLAKQLSEVFVSEDSGIEESPATVVQLPAAPPEEQAATDLAAETNLAAEPVSDEKEVEQTAVESPAVQAAAPAEPTPPPVQQKKQRSKSAHCYGPRNVRQRPRKALTTATPGRSPLKILQEDNSPSPVVQNRQIRKIMAFQSDPQSSLRSLKISHNSWEMSYNKENAHYTQSES, from the exons ATGTCGCTATCAGGAAGTGCAGGGCGAGGAGTGTGTTCGTGTTTGTCCCGGAGAGAGCAGGGTGTCTGGCCCCGGGGAGCGAG TTCGTGGTTTAAATTCATATTTGCAAAGATGGGAGCAACTGAATCCAGAGTCATGGTGACCCCTTCTCGTCCAATTCAGAACCGCCACCTGATGCATGTAACTGATCCTCGTTCACCTTCAGTTGGGATCCTGAGAACTCCGATTGAG GTCGGGGAGTCTCCAAAGCACCTATCTGTGTCAGAAGAGTGCGAGGAGGAAGCAGTGGAGTGCATAGAAATTGAAGACCCCCGCTCCCCCACATTGGGAATTGTGCGCACCCCTTTAAGGTCATCTTTACAAA ATTCCATGAACCAGCTGGCAAAGCAGCTAAGTGAGGTGTTTGTATCAGAGGATTCTGGGATTGAAGAAAGCCCAGCTACTGTTGTACAATTGCCAGCTGCCCCTCCTGAAGAACAGGCAGCAACTGACCTGGCGGCAGAAACTAACCTGGCGGCCGAACCCGTCTCTGATGAAAAGGAGGTCGAGCAGACGGCAGTAGAAAGTCCAGCTGTCCAAGCTGCAGCACCAGCAGAGCCAACACCACCTCCCGTACAACAGAAGAAGCAGCGAAGCAAATCGGCACACTGTTACG GTCCAAGAAATGTTCGCCAGCGCCCTAGAAAAGCCTTGACTACTGCCACTCCGGGCCGCTCTCCACTAAAGATCTTACAGGAGGATAATAGCCCAAGCCCTGTTGTACAGAACAGACAG atAAGGAAGATCATGGCTTTCCAGTCTGATCCACAATCATCACTCCGGAGCCTGAAGATCTCTCATAACAGCTGGGAGATGTCCTATAACAAGGAGAATGCACATTACACCCAGAGTGAAAGCTGA